A part of Candidatus Diapherotrites archaeon genomic DNA contains:
- a CDS encoding 30S ribosomal protein S14 — MVDKRKAVCKICGNNPGMIRKYGLNICRRCFKDYAEKLGFRKYN, encoded by the coding sequence TTGGTTGACAAAAGAAAGGCCGTGTGCAAGATATGCGGCAATAATCCTGGAATGATAAGAAAGTACGGACTGAATATATGCAGGAGATGCTTCAAGGATTACGCCGAAAAATTAGGGTTCAGGAAATATAATTAA
- a CDS encoding 30S ribosomal protein S19: MAKEFTFRGKTLSELMKLSNEEFARLVNSRARRTLIRGFNKTLEKKIEKARRELEQGKKPKPIRTHLRDTVIIPKMVGLLFAIYKGKEFEVREIEQEMLGHYLGELALTRKRLVHGKAGIGATKSSTAITARK, translated from the coding sequence ATGGCAAAAGAATTTACTTTCAGGGGAAAAACATTAAGCGAATTAATGAAATTGAGCAATGAGGAATTCGCAAGACTCGTTAATTCCAGGGCTAGGAGAACCTTGATTAGAGGCTTCAACAAGACCCTGGAGAAAAAAATTGAGAAGGCAAGAAGGGAATTAGAGCAGGGAAAAAAGCCTAAACCAATCAGAACGCACTTGAGGGACACAGTAATTATACCAAAGATGGTTGGATTGCTTTTTGCAATCTACAAGGGAAAAGAATTCGAGGTAAGGGAAATAGAACAGGAAATGCTGGGCCATTACCTAGGCGAATTGGCTCTCACAAGAAAAAGGTTAGTTCACGGAAAAGCAGGGATAGGCGCAACAAAATCAAGCACTGCAATAACAGCAAGAAAATAA
- a CDS encoding 30S ribosomal protein S4e, whose amino-acid sequence MAGKGGARTEKRISSGKIRSLKRKEKVFTLKPMPGPHKGKDSIPLGLILRDALGIASNAREAKRILNAGKVKVDLIERKELKFPVGLFDVISIEEAKKNYRVVLDGKGRIQLKEINPKEKNFKLCKITSKKALKKGLTQYGTNDGRSFIDKKPEYRKGDSLKIELPEQKIIERIELKKGNTAFMAGGKHVGTTGTIKEIIEGTQRREKIILIEGKEKEFRTKAENVFVVGEKKAEI is encoded by the coding sequence ATGGCAGGGAAAGGCGGTGCAAGGACAGAGAAAAGGATTTCTTCAGGCAAGATAAGGTCACTGAAAAGAAAAGAAAAAGTTTTCACACTAAAGCCAATGCCTGGACCCCATAAAGGAAAGGATTCAATACCATTAGGGTTAATTTTAAGGGATGCCTTGGGAATTGCAAGCAATGCACGTGAGGCAAAAAGAATACTCAACGCGGGAAAAGTGAAAGTGGACTTAATTGAAAGAAAGGAATTAAAATTTCCTGTAGGGCTGTTTGATGTAATTTCAATTGAAGAAGCAAAGAAAAATTACCGGGTAGTATTGGACGGCAAGGGAAGAATCCAGCTGAAAGAAATAAACCCAAAAGAAAAAAACTTCAAGTTATGCAAGATAACAAGCAAAAAAGCCTTAAAAAAAGGGCTTACACAGTACGGCACAAATGACGGGAGAAGCTTTATTGACAAGAAACCAGAATACAGGAAAGGAGACAGCCTGAAGATTGAGCTGCCAGAACAAAAAATAATTGAAAGGATTGAATTAAAGAAAGGAAATACAGCATTTATGGCAGGAGGAAAGCATGTTGGAACAACAGGCACCATAAAAGAAATAATTGAGGGGACACAAAGAAGGGAAAAAATAATATTAATTGAGGGAAAAGAAAAGGAATTCCGAACAAAGGCAGAAAATGTTTTTGTGGTAGGGGAAAAGAAAGCAGAAATATAA
- a CDS encoding 50S ribosomal protein L14 — MKAVNASPVRCLSQKSMCLCADNSGAKIVQIITVFGFKGRKKMHPKAGIGDMVNVVVKKGKPEIRKKVERAIIIRVAKEYKRNDGTRIKFEDNAVVLVDDKGAPKGSEIKGVVAKEAAERWPKIAGIASAVV, encoded by the coding sequence ATGAAAGCAGTAAACGCATCACCGGTAAGGTGCCTGTCACAGAAATCAATGTGCTTATGTGCAGACAACAGTGGAGCAAAAATTGTGCAGATAATTACAGTATTCGGATTCAAAGGAAGAAAGAAAATGCACCCTAAAGCAGGGATAGGGGACATGGTGAATGTTGTAGTGAAAAAAGGAAAACCAGAAATAAGAAAAAAAGTTGAAAGGGCAATCATAATCAGGGTTGCAAAAGAATACAAGAGGAATGACGGCACAAGAATAAAATTCGAAGACAATGCTGTAGTGCTCGTGGATGACAAAGGAGCCCCAAAAGGCTCAGAAATAAAAGGGGTTGTTGCAAAAGAGGCAGCAGAAAGATGGCCTAAAATAGCAGGGATTGCCTCTGCAGTAGTCTAA
- the rplX gene encoding 50S ribosomal protein L24, producing MSESRKPSKQRKELMGTPLHKKKSGLNAHLSKELRKELKKRALQVRAGDKAKIMKGKFKKKEGKITKVNHKKGLVFIEKITRKKSDGTETFIPLKASNLMLIELERKDERRTKFLSKGKKAGES from the coding sequence ATGAGTGAAAGCAGAAAGCCCTCAAAGCAGAGAAAAGAATTAATGGGTACGCCCTTGCACAAAAAGAAGAGCGGGCTGAACGCCCATTTAAGCAAGGAATTAAGAAAGGAGCTAAAGAAAAGGGCCCTGCAAGTAAGGGCCGGGGACAAGGCAAAAATAATGAAAGGAAAATTCAAGAAAAAAGAAGGCAAAATCACAAAAGTAAACCACAAGAAAGGGTTGGTGTTCATTGAAAAAATTACGAGAAAGAAGTCTGATGGGACAGAAACATTCATTCCATTGAAGGCATCCAATCTCATGCTTATTGAATTGGAGAGAAAAGATGAAAGGAGAACAAAATTTTTAAGTAAAGGAAAAAAAGCAGGTGAGAGCTAA
- the rpl4p gene encoding 50S ribosomal protein L4, whose protein sequence is MKAEVYSIEGKKMKEIDLPPVFGEEYHPNLIKRAVISIQSAGMQAKGAMPKAGRQTTATYIGMRGLPPFRRTINVDKARKPRTKHRRELLYGDVRGIPGVVKGPRAHPPKAKKILIEKINRKEKRKALDSAIAATARIDLVKKRGHKVKEGTKLPLVIEEKFEELKKTKEVISVLKKLFLIEDVKRAKNRKNVRAGKGKKRGRRYKKAKSILIVTGSKRKENYVFKAARNIEGIDIIQARNLNAELLAPGAQAGRLTLWTESAIKELGERNQK, encoded by the coding sequence ATGAAGGCAGAGGTTTATTCAATTGAAGGCAAAAAGATGAAGGAAATAGACCTCCCCCCAGTATTTGGAGAAGAGTATCACCCGAACTTGATTAAAAGGGCTGTAATTTCAATCCAGAGCGCTGGAATGCAGGCCAAAGGCGCAATGCCTAAAGCAGGAAGGCAAACCACAGCAACATACATTGGAATGAGAGGCCTTCCTCCATTCAGGAGAACAATCAATGTTGATAAGGCAAGAAAGCCGAGGACAAAGCACAGGAGAGAATTATTGTACGGTGACGTAAGAGGAATTCCAGGCGTAGTGAAAGGACCTAGGGCTCACCCGCCTAAAGCAAAAAAAATTCTTATTGAAAAAATAAACAGGAAAGAGAAAAGAAAGGCATTGGATTCAGCTATTGCAGCTACAGCAAGAATTGATTTAGTGAAAAAGAGGGGCCATAAAGTGAAGGAAGGCACAAAACTGCCTTTGGTGATAGAAGAAAAATTCGAGGAATTAAAGAAGACAAAAGAGGTAATTTCAGTACTAAAAAAATTGTTTTTAATTGAAGACGTGAAAAGGGCAAAGAACAGGAAGAATGTCAGGGCAGGAAAAGGAAAGAAGAGAGGTAGGAGATACAAGAAAGCAAAAAGCATTTTGATTGTAACTGGAAGCAAGAGAAAAGAAAATTATGTTTTCAAGGCGGCAAGGAATATTGAAGGCATAGATATAATTCAAGCAAGGAACTTGAATGCAGAGCTTCTTGCTCCAGGAGCACAGGCCGGAAGGCTTACTTTATGGACTGAAAGCGCAATAAAGGAATTAGGGGAAAGGAATCAGAAATGA
- a CDS encoding 50S ribosomal protein L2, producing the protein MGRRLKVQKRGKGTPKYRATKKGTYELSYISYDDIQKADVLRALITGIIKDPGKSALLAEAVFENNQKKVLIAAEGISKGQTIQLGRKAEIAIGNILPLKYLPEGCPVFNIELQPGDGGKLIRTAGSYAIILTKDKDTAFIKMPSGKTQAINLESRATIGCAAGGGRGEKPFIKAGARYHLMRSLGKPYPGTRGVAMNPVSHPFGGGQHHPGHSKSTSRHAPPGRKVGAIASKRTGRVKKN; encoded by the coding sequence ATGGGAAGAAGGCTGAAGGTACAGAAGAGAGGGAAGGGAACACCCAAGTACAGGGCGACAAAGAAAGGAACATATGAATTAAGCTATATTTCTTATGATGACATCCAGAAGGCTGATGTCCTGAGGGCATTAATTACCGGAATAATCAAGGACCCAGGAAAAAGCGCTTTGCTCGCAGAAGCAGTTTTCGAGAACAACCAGAAAAAGGTTTTAATTGCAGCAGAAGGCATAAGCAAAGGCCAGACAATCCAGTTAGGAAGAAAAGCGGAAATAGCAATTGGAAACATTCTTCCATTAAAGTATCTGCCTGAAGGATGCCCTGTATTCAACATTGAATTGCAGCCAGGAGACGGAGGCAAACTCATAAGGACAGCAGGCTCTTATGCAATAATCCTCACAAAAGACAAGGACACTGCATTCATTAAAATGCCCTCAGGGAAAACCCAAGCAATAAATTTAGAGTCAAGGGCGACAATAGGATGCGCTGCAGGCGGCGGAAGAGGAGAAAAGCCCTTCATTAAAGCAGGGGCAAGATATCATTTAATGCGCTCCTTAGGAAAGCCTTATCCTGGAACAAGAGGGGTTGCAATGAACCCAGTGAGCCATCCATTTGGAGGAGGCCAACACCATCCAGGGCACAGCAAAAGCACTTCAAGGCATGCCCCCCCAGGAAGAAAGGTAGGGGCAATAGCATCAAAGAGAACTGGAAGAGTGAAAAAGAATTAA
- a CDS encoding 50S ribosomal protein L23 has product MSEALKAHEVLIHALISEKAVNMIEAENKLCFIVNQKAGKKDVKNAIESIYKVKVDKVNVLRDLKGRKKAIVKLNKEFKASDVAIKLGVL; this is encoded by the coding sequence ATGAGCGAAGCACTTAAAGCGCACGAAGTATTAATTCACGCCCTAATAAGCGAAAAGGCAGTGAACATGATTGAAGCAGAAAACAAGTTATGCTTTATTGTAAACCAGAAGGCAGGAAAAAAAGACGTAAAGAATGCAATTGAATCAATTTACAAAGTAAAAGTGGACAAAGTGAATGTCCTAAGGGACTTGAAGGGAAGAAAGAAAGCAATAGTGAAATTGAACAAGGAATTCAAGGCAAGCGATGTAGCAATAAAACTGGGAGTGCTCTAA
- a CDS encoding 30S ribosomal protein S3, which translates to MIERIFIQQGLKKVELEKYLKKELEKAGFTRLETMKTPLVTRIIISVTNPGLAIGKGGTNIRKLTKDIEEKFKIDNPQIEIKEITVPELDAQAMADRIAELIGRGFSWRSVAYKTVKDISRAGAPGVEILLAGALSGKGQRKRKVRIYEGYMKKVGEQARYVDYGAAPARAKFGIIGVKVKIVKPGTIFTDKIKIEEEKEETKEKEIKEEEKEVVAAEPEVKEEVFEEKAEKKDATKEKKKRQHEESKEEKEKEKLKEAELEEEKKEEEKEVE; encoded by the coding sequence ATGATTGAAAGAATCTTCATACAACAAGGGCTAAAGAAAGTGGAGCTGGAGAAATACCTCAAAAAAGAATTAGAGAAAGCAGGATTCACAAGGCTTGAAACAATGAAAACCCCCCTAGTAACAAGAATAATCATAAGCGTCACCAACCCAGGCCTGGCAATAGGGAAAGGCGGAACCAATATAAGGAAATTAACAAAAGACATAGAAGAAAAATTCAAGATAGACAACCCGCAAATAGAAATAAAAGAAATAACAGTGCCTGAACTGGACGCACAGGCAATGGCAGACAGGATAGCAGAATTAATAGGAAGAGGCTTCAGCTGGAGAAGCGTAGCATACAAGACAGTCAAAGACATAAGCAGGGCAGGAGCACCAGGAGTTGAAATACTGCTCGCAGGCGCCCTTTCAGGAAAAGGACAAAGAAAAAGAAAAGTAAGAATATACGAGGGATACATGAAGAAGGTCGGAGAACAAGCAAGATACGTTGATTATGGTGCTGCCCCGGCAAGGGCAAAATTCGGGATTATAGGAGTAAAAGTAAAAATAGTAAAGCCCGGCACAATATTCACAGACAAAATAAAAATAGAAGAAGAAAAAGAAGAAACCAAAGAAAAAGAAATAAAAGAAGAAGAAAAAGAGGTAGTGGCAGCAGAACCTGAGGTCAAGGAAGAAGTGTTTGAAGAAAAAGCAGAGAAAAAGGATGCCACAAAAGAAAAAAAGAAAAGACAACACGAAGAATCAAAGGAAGAAAAGGAGAAAGAGAAATTAAAGGAAGCAGAATTAGAGGAAGAAAAAAAAGAAGAAGAAAAAGAGGTAGAATGA
- the rpmC gene encoding 50S ribosomal protein L29 has protein sequence MKVKEMRGFTTEELEAKMLEVKAELAKEKGSISSGTKAENPGKIRNLRRTIARILTVIKEKQIQKEKEKKTKTKKEVKKTK, from the coding sequence CTGAAGGTAAAGGAAATGAGGGGCTTCACGACAGAAGAACTGGAAGCTAAAATGCTTGAAGTGAAAGCAGAACTCGCAAAAGAGAAGGGCTCAATAAGCTCAGGGACAAAGGCAGAGAACCCTGGAAAGATAAGGAACCTAAGGAGAACAATAGCAAGAATTCTTACAGTAATAAAAGAAAAACAAATCCAGAAAGAAAAAGAGAAGAAAACAAAAACGAAAAAAGAGGTGAAAAAAACTAAATGA
- a CDS encoding 30S ribosomal protein S17 — MVEVECTDKKCALHGSLKVRGNIFTGKVVSSKAKNTVTVERTIMHKVPKYERYKKVRSKIKAHNPLCINAREGDIVKIGETRKISKTKGFVVIGIEKREEI, encoded by the coding sequence ATGGTTGAGGTTGAATGCACTGACAAAAAATGCGCATTGCACGGAAGCTTAAAGGTGAGAGGGAACATATTTACAGGAAAGGTAGTGAGCTCCAAAGCAAAAAATACTGTTACAGTTGAAAGAACAATAATGCATAAGGTTCCAAAATATGAGAGATACAAGAAAGTAAGGTCAAAGATTAAAGCTCATAACCCGCTCTGCATAAATGCAAGGGAAGGAGATATTGTCAAGATAGGGGAAACAAGAAAGATCAGCAAAACAAAAGGCTTTGTTGTAATAGGAATTGAAAAGAGGGAAGAAATTTAA
- a CDS encoding archease: MSPKYSYLEHTSDILFEAYGQTQEELIANSAEALCNAMYSLEKVEPRESIELKVTAKDFEELLHKFLGELLLTMEVKLMFFKKFLVKKFSLEEGVLEVELKGEPINPEKHEIKSEIKAVTWHDFQARKEEGKWKARVLLDI, encoded by the coding sequence ATGAGCCCAAAATACTCTTACCTGGAGCATACTTCAGACATACTGTTTGAGGCTTATGGGCAGACGCAGGAAGAATTGATTGCGAACAGCGCTGAAGCCTTATGCAATGCAATGTACTCATTGGAGAAGGTTGAACCCAGAGAGTCAATTGAATTAAAGGTAACAGCAAAAGACTTTGAGGAACTTCTCCATAAGTTTCTGGGAGAACTTCTTCTCACAATGGAAGTAAAATTGATGTTCTTCAAGAAGTTTTTGGTGAAGAAATTCAGCTTGGAGGAAGGCGTGCTTGAAGTTGAATTGAAAGGCGAGCCAATAAACCCAGAAAAGCACGAAATAAAAAGCGAAATAAAGGCTGTAACATGGCACGACTTCCAGGCCAGAAAAGAAGAAGGCAAATGGAAGGCGAGAGTGCTGTTAGACATATAA
- a CDS encoding 50S ribosomal protein L5, translated as MKEKKENSMREIKVEKVTVNMGVGQTGEELRKGQEILEKITGRKTIQTLCKVRQPLWGIREGLPIGAKVTLRKQKAIEFLKTALGAKDNQLNKKNFDSRGNLGFGIKEYIDLPGVKYDPKLGVKGFDVLVTLERKGFRVKKRKLRQAKISKSHSITREEAIEFMKKKFGVEVIG; from the coding sequence ATGAAAGAAAAAAAAGAAAACTCCATGAGGGAAATAAAGGTGGAGAAAGTGACAGTAAACATGGGCGTAGGCCAGACAGGGGAAGAATTAAGGAAAGGACAGGAGATATTAGAGAAGATTACAGGCAGGAAGACAATCCAGACACTATGCAAGGTAAGGCAGCCCTTGTGGGGCATAAGAGAAGGCCTTCCAATAGGAGCAAAAGTCACCCTCAGAAAACAGAAAGCAATAGAATTCCTCAAGACAGCGCTTGGAGCAAAAGACAACCAGCTGAACAAAAAGAATTTTGATTCAAGAGGGAATTTAGGATTTGGAATAAAAGAATACATTGACCTGCCTGGAGTGAAATACGACCCAAAACTCGGAGTAAAAGGCTTTGACGTGCTTGTAACGCTTGAAAGAAAAGGATTCAGAGTAAAAAAAAGGAAATTAAGGCAGGCAAAAATATCAAAATCACATTCAATAACAAGAGAAGAAGCAATTGAATTCATGAAAAAAAAGTTTGGAGTTGAGGTAATTGGTTGA
- a CDS encoding RtcB family protein, whose protein sequence is MEYKKIAEGIWEIPKEGGMLVPARIYGTEKIVKAIESDAITQIKNVAYLPGIQKYSIAQPDAHKGYGFCIGGVAGIDYETGVVSPGGVGYDINCIKGKTKILSEDGFKKIKKFEKQNYRITTINNKKALLVFPSFFMKFKNKKLFKVTTELGNSICATREHPFLTLNRMKEIEKIKIGEKVIIFEDNKFIADKIESIKPKNQETVFDFNIQETHNFIANNFVVSNCGVRLIKTNLELKDVKPKMNELVNRLFEEVPSGLGSKGQFKANRNQLNEVMQEGAEWAVREGFGWKKDLQAMEEEGCIELADSSKVSEKAISRGLPQLGSLGSGNHFLEIQLVQEIFDEKTAEKFGLKKGQIVLMAHSGSRGLGHQIASDYLDLMVSAMNKYNIKVPDRQLCCAPVTSKEGQDYLGAMYCAVNYAFANRQMIMHWTRQGFSKIIGRSPEEMEMELLYDVAHNIAKIEEHKIEGIEGKKKKLLVHRKGATRAFPTGRKENPKIYSETGHPAIIPGSMGTASWVVIGTQKGLEETFGSVAHGAGRVMSRNAAIAKKKGSEIQKELLQQGKIVKAASLGTLAEEAPYAYKDVDEVVLSLELSGIAEKVARMTPLGVVKG, encoded by the coding sequence ATGGAATACAAGAAAATAGCTGAGGGAATATGGGAAATTCCAAAAGAAGGAGGAATGCTTGTTCCGGCCAGAATCTACGGGACAGAAAAAATAGTTAAAGCAATAGAAAGCGATGCAATAACTCAAATAAAAAATGTAGCTTATCTACCGGGCATACAAAAATATTCTATTGCCCAGCCTGATGCCCACAAAGGATATGGATTTTGTATTGGAGGAGTAGCAGGAATTGATTATGAAACAGGCGTGGTGAGCCCTGGCGGTGTAGGCTACGACATCAACTGCATCAAAGGCAAAACAAAAATTTTAAGTGAAGATGGATTCAAAAAAATAAAAAAATTTGAAAAGCAAAATTACAGAATAACAACAATAAATAATAAAAAAGCACTACTTGTTTTTCCTTCTTTTTTCATGAAATTTAAAAACAAAAAATTATTTAAGGTTACAACAGAATTAGGAAATTCCATTTGTGCTACAAGAGAACATCCTTTTTTAACGCTTAATAGAATGAAAGAAATTGAAAAAATAAAGATTGGAGAAAAAGTAATAATCTTTGAAGATAATAAATTTATTGCAGATAAAATTGAAAGCATAAAACCAAAAAACCAAGAAACAGTTTTTGATTTCAATATTCAGGAAACACACAATTTCATTGCAAACAATTTTGTTGTATCAAATTGCGGTGTAAGGCTTATTAAAACTAATTTGGAGTTAAAGGATGTAAAGCCTAAAATGAATGAATTAGTGAACAGGTTGTTCGAGGAAGTGCCAAGCGGCCTTGGAAGCAAAGGGCAGTTCAAGGCAAACAGGAATCAATTGAATGAGGTAATGCAGGAGGGAGCAGAATGGGCTGTAAGGGAAGGCTTTGGCTGGAAGAAAGACTTGCAGGCAATGGAGGAAGAAGGGTGCATTGAATTGGCTGACTCAAGCAAGGTTTCAGAGAAAGCCATTTCAAGGGGCCTTCCACAATTAGGGTCTTTAGGCTCAGGAAATCATTTCCTTGAAATACAATTGGTACAAGAAATATTTGATGAGAAAACAGCAGAAAAATTCGGGCTCAAGAAAGGCCAGATAGTGTTAATGGCTCACTCTGGCAGCAGGGGCTTAGGCCATCAAATTGCCTCGGATTACTTGGATTTAATGGTTTCAGCAATGAACAAGTACAATATTAAAGTGCCTGACAGGCAGTTGTGCTGCGCTCCAGTAACCTCAAAGGAAGGCCAGGATTACTTGGGCGCAATGTACTGCGCAGTAAATTATGCTTTCGCGAACAGGCAGATGATAATGCACTGGACAAGGCAGGGATTCAGCAAAATCATTGGAAGGAGCCCAGAAGAAATGGAAATGGAGCTGCTTTACGATGTAGCCCATAACATCGCAAAAATTGAAGAACATAAAATTGAGGGAATTGAGGGGAAAAAGAAAAAATTGCTGGTGCACAGGAAAGGAGCAACAAGGGCTTTCCCTACAGGAAGAAAAGAGAACCCTAAAATTTATTCCGAGACAGGGCACCCGGCAATAATTCCAGGCTCAATGGGCACAGCCTCCTGGGTTGTAATAGGGACACAGAAAGGGCTAGAGGAAACATTCGGGAGCGTGGCCCACGGCGCAGGCAGGGTGATGAGCAGGAATGCAGCAATAGCAAAAAAGAAGGGAAGTGAAATACAAAAAGAATTACTGCAGCAAGGAAAAATAGTGAAAGCAGCCTCTTTAGGAACCTTAGCAGAAGAAGCACCTTACGCCTACAAGGACGTGGATGAAGTAGTTCTTTCACTTGAATTAAGCGGCATAGCAGAAAAAGTTGCAAGAATGACTCCATTAGGCGTAGTAAAAGGATAG
- the rpl3p gene encoding 50S ribosomal protein L3 — translation MTRIHKPHSGSKGYYPRKRAERETPSFSTFPEIKTEKSKPLNFLGYKAGMTHLIAKNAKKESHAFGSNIIVPTTVIECPPLKVFGVRVYRHTVNGEKVLGEALSDKIDKHLRKRVKSISRKKKKHEIKELEKMLERASFVVLLVHTQPYLTGIGKKKPEASEIRLSGSVAEQFNYAKEKFGNEIKLEEVFKPNQFIDVKAVTKGKGFQGVIKRFGVKQFRPKAKKRRIVGSLGPWNPSTIMRAVARPGQMGYSTRTEYNKRIVLMEKNLDINPKEGFAHYGVIKNDFIALSGSVPGAIKRCIALREPIRKANEGAFNITEISFVATKKSERE, via the coding sequence ATGACAAGAATACACAAGCCTCACTCCGGAAGCAAGGGCTATTATCCAAGAAAGAGAGCTGAAAGGGAAACACCTAGCTTCAGCACTTTCCCTGAAATAAAAACAGAGAAATCAAAGCCACTCAATTTTTTGGGCTACAAGGCAGGAATGACCCACTTGATTGCAAAGAACGCAAAAAAGGAAAGCCATGCCTTCGGGAGCAACATAATTGTTCCTACAACAGTAATTGAGTGCCCTCCACTGAAAGTATTTGGAGTGAGGGTTTACAGGCACACCGTGAACGGAGAAAAGGTTTTAGGTGAAGCATTAAGCGATAAAATAGACAAGCATTTGAGAAAGAGAGTTAAATCAATTTCAAGGAAAAAGAAAAAGCACGAAATAAAAGAACTGGAGAAAATGCTTGAAAGGGCAAGTTTTGTTGTACTTTTAGTTCACACGCAACCTTATCTTACTGGAATAGGAAAGAAGAAGCCTGAGGCAAGCGAAATAAGATTGAGTGGGAGCGTTGCAGAACAATTCAATTACGCAAAAGAAAAATTTGGGAACGAAATTAAGTTGGAGGAAGTGTTCAAGCCCAACCAGTTCATTGACGTCAAGGCTGTAACAAAAGGAAAAGGCTTTCAGGGCGTAATTAAAAGGTTTGGCGTCAAGCAGTTCAGGCCTAAAGCAAAAAAGAGGAGAATTGTTGGAAGCCTTGGGCCGTGGAATCCGAGCACTATAATGAGGGCTGTTGCAAGGCCAGGGCAGATGGGTTACAGCACAAGGACAGAATACAACAAAAGAATTGTTTTAATGGAAAAAAATCTTGATATAAACCCGAAAGAAGGGTTTGCTCATTATGGCGTTATAAAAAATGACTTTATTGCATTGTCTGGGTCAGTGCCGGGGGCAATAAAGAGATGCATTGCATTAAGGGAACCAATAAGGAAAGCAAACGAAGGAGCATTCAATATCACAGAAATAAGCTTTGTTGCAACAAAAAAGAGTGAGAGAGAATGA
- the yciH gene encoding stress response translation initiation inhibitor YciH, translated as MNEVCQICGLPKNLCVCSEIEKEGQRIKARVMKRRFGKVVTTISGIENQGRAKELEKILKRKLACGGTVKGTEIELQGDHKKHIKEILMQQGYKEELLDV; from the coding sequence ATGAATGAGGTATGCCAGATTTGCGGCCTGCCAAAAAATCTTTGCGTCTGCAGCGAAATAGAAAAAGAAGGGCAGAGAATAAAAGCAAGGGTCATGAAAAGAAGGTTCGGAAAAGTTGTGACAACAATCTCAGGAATAGAAAACCAGGGGAGAGCAAAAGAACTTGAAAAAATACTGAAAAGAAAGCTTGCCTGCGGAGGGACAGTGAAAGGCACAGAAATAGAACTCCAAGGCGACCACAAGAAACACATAAAAGAAATATTAATGCAGCAGGGCTACAAAGAGGAATTATTGGATGTATGA
- a CDS encoding 50S ribosomal protein L22 codes for MTKKEYNYRIGNEAKIAKATAKNARASLKYSTELGRELKGMKLKRAAEFLGNIITKKEFIPLRKYVKKMGHRKGKSISFTKTGRYPKRTAQIFLDLLNSVRANADYKGLNTENLIIKHVFASQGLGRIGYQPKGHISGKRRKRKATHIEIIVAEAS; via the coding sequence ATGACAAAAAAAGAATACAATTACAGGATTGGAAACGAAGCAAAGATAGCAAAAGCAACAGCAAAGAATGCACGGGCATCCCTGAAGTATTCAACAGAATTGGGAAGGGAATTAAAAGGAATGAAACTCAAAAGGGCAGCAGAATTCTTGGGAAACATAATAACAAAAAAAGAATTCATTCCATTGAGGAAATACGTGAAAAAAATGGGGCACAGGAAAGGAAAGAGCATTTCATTCACTAAAACAGGAAGATATCCTAAAAGGACAGCACAAATCTTCCTTGATTTACTGAACAGCGTGAGAGCAAATGCAGACTACAAAGGACTGAACACAGAAAATTTAATTATAAAACACGTTTTCGCATCACAAGGCCTTGGAAGGATTGGATACCAGCCAAAGGGACACATCTCTGGAAAGAGAAGGAAAAGGAAGGCAACACACATAGAAATAATTGTGGCAGAGGCATCATAA
- a CDS encoding ribonuclease P protein subunit: protein MYEKFYSINRKNILGHELNGLKINIINSSDPKKIGVNGVIVKETKNTFVIESQGKEKIVPKKEVLIEFEIQGEKIAVNGKELIARPEDRIKKMFR from the coding sequence ATGTATGAAAAATTTTATTCAATAAACAGGAAGAATATTCTAGGGCATGAATTGAACGGCCTTAAAATAAATATAATAAATTCAAGCGACCCGAAAAAAATTGGAGTGAACGGAGTCATAGTAAAAGAAACAAAAAACACTTTTGTGATAGAAAGCCAGGGGAAAGAAAAAATCGTGCCAAAAAAAGAGGTTTTAATTGAATTCGAAATTCAAGGAGAAAAAATTGCAGTAAACGGAAAAGAGTTAATTGCAAGGCCTGAAGACAGAATAAAAAAAATGTTTAGGTGA